The Kribbella jejuensis region ACAGGTCCACAGCTGGACCCGCGCACCGTCGGCTACGGATCCACCAGATACGTCCAGGCATTTGCCCAGAGCCCGCAGTGTCCCATCACTCGACCGAGACCACTGCTGGGCGCTGGTCCCGTTGCAGTCGTACAGCTGAACCGCCGTACCGTCAGCAGTCGCAGCCCCAGCAACGTCCATGCACTTCCCGGCCAGCCCGGTGACAGCACCTGTTGCTGCCTGCGCCGGCGAGGCCGTCATCAGCAGGCCGCCGCCCAGCACGAGCGTCGCGGCGACCGCGGCCAGGCGCCTCATGACACGACCCACTTCTGGTTCGCGGTGCCCCCGCACGTCCACAGCTGCAGCGGGGTGCCGTTGGCAGAGTTGTTGCCGGTCACATCGAGGCACTTGTTCGCCTGTGGATTCACCAGATCACTCCCACTCGTATAGGTCCATTGCTGGGCGGCAGACCCGTTACACGTCCACAGCTGCACACGAGCCCCGTTGGCCACGGAGCCTCCGGAAACGTCGAGACACTTGCCAAGCGCCCGCAGGGTCCCGTCACCAGGACGCTGCCACTGCTGGGCCGTCGTACCGTTGCAGTCGTACAGCTGGACCGCCGTACCGTCGGCGGTCGCTGCGCCGGCCACGTCCATGCACTTGCCGGCCAGACCGGTGATCTGACCACCGGAGCTTCCACCGCTCTGTGACCCGGACCACGTGAAGGTCGCGGAGGTCTGCGTGGGCAGTGTGTAGACGAAGGACTGCGAACCCCAGTTCACCCGCACCGATTGCGAGCTCCCCGTGGTGTTGTAGGCGATCAGGGCCTTCGAGCCGTCCGGGTTCTTCCACGCGACGTTCTTGACCGAGCTGTTCGCGGTCGAGTCGATCCGTAGCGCGCCAGGCTTCACGAACTTGGTCAGGTGGCCCATCGTGTAGTACTCGACGGTCTTGGTGACCTGGCCGCGCTGGCTGTCGTTGCGGTGCACGGTGACAAGCCCGGTGCAGACGTTGCAGCCGGCGCCGACGTACGGCAGGTGGTTCTCGTCCAGGGCGATGCCCCACTTGACCCACGACTTGTCCCAGTTGCGGGTGTAGTCGATCAGGTTGTTCATGTCCTCGGTCTGCTGGTTCGCGATCCAGGTACCGCCGGAGTGCTCGGTCATGTACGCGTTCACCGCCGGGTACTGGTTGTGGATCTGCGTCTGCAGGTTCACGTCACCGCCGTACCCGTGCCAGGCGATCCCGCCGAAGTTCGGGTCGCTCCGCAATGCGGCGTCCGCGAGCGGGACCGAACCGAGGTCGTTGTAGTTGCCCCAGTTGTAGTCGAGCACCAGGACCTTGGTCGTCAGCCCGGCCGCGTGCAGCGCCGGCAGCAGGTTGTTCTTGGTGAACTCGAGCAGCCCGGAGCCGTTCCAGTTCATCGAGGCGTAGCCGGTGCTGTCCGTACCGCAGCAGGTCGGTTCGTTCTGCACCGAGATGTAGTCGATGTGGTTGCCCTGGGCCTCGTTCTGCTGCAGGTACTTGACGAAGTACTGCGCGTACGTCGGGTAGTACTCGGCCTTCAGCCAGCCGCGGTGGACGAAGTCGTTGTTGTCCTTCATCCAGGCCGGTGCACTCCAAGGCGAGCCCATCACTTTCAGGTTCGGATTGAGCGCCCGGGCCTGTTTGGTGAGCGGTACGACGTCCGCCAGGTCGTGCTGGATGCTGAAGTCGTTCAGGTCGCAGCACGTGTCGTCGTAGGAGTAGTTGAACCGGGCGAGGTCGGAGGCGCCCATCGGATTACGGACGAAGGACAGGCCGATCCCGTTCACCGGGTCGAACAGGTCCTTCATCACCTGGTCGCGGGTGGCCGCTGAGATCACGCCGCTGCTGTTCAGCAGCCAGGCGGAACTGTCGGCGAACGACGCTCCGCCGCCCTCGAACGACTGGTACGTCGTGTTCTCGTTGACCGTGACGGTCTGGTTGGCCGTTCCGCCGGCCGGGCCGAAGTTCACCGGGGCCTGCTGCTGCAGCCCGCGGGTGACGTTACGGCCGGCGGAGTCGTTGGTGGTGGTCAGCCAGACGTTGACCTGTTCTCCGGCGGCCTGCGCCGGTGGTGCGGTGCCGACACCGAGCCCGGCGGCGGCTACGCAGAGCGCAGCGACCACGGGCGGCAGGAAGCGTTTCATGGGGGCGGTTCTCCCTTGTTTCAAAGGAAGTTCATGACGGCGCCTGCCCGCGCCGCAACTGCTGGTCAGCACGAGGTAACCATCGGTGAGGACTCGTGTCAACGCCGGAACCGAGACTTTTTTCAGATCTTTTAATTAGTCCCGGGGTTGACGTGGGAGCGTTCTCACGGCACGCTGCCGCCCAATCACTCCTCATTCACGACGCCCCCGAAATGAGGTACTCATGAAGCGTCTTGCGCTGCTCGCGATCGGTGCCGCCTTGGTCGGCACATCTCTCTTCCAACCCGCCGCCACGGCGCACCAGCAGGCCGCCGCGGCGACCACGGCAACCGTCTGGGAGGACAACTTCGACGGCCCGGCCGGCCAGGCCCCCGATCCCGCCAAGTGGCGGTACGACATCGGTGGCGGCGGCTGGGGCAACAGCGAACTGGAGTACTACACCAACAGCACCCGCAACTCCGCACTGGACGGCAACGGCAACCTGGTGATCACCGCCCGGAAGGAGAGCGGTGGCTTCAACTGCTGGTACGGCCCGTGCCAGTACACGTCCGCCCGGCTGCTGACCGCGCAGACGTTCACCCAGACGTACGGCAGGTTCGAGGCGCGGATCAAGATCCCCCGCGGCCAAGGCCTCTGGCCGGCGTTCTGGATGCTCGGCGGCACCAACTGGCCGAACGACGGCGAGATCGACATCATGGAGAACATCGGCAAGGAACCGGCCACCGTGCACGGCACGATCCACGGCCCGGGGTACTCCGGTGCGAACGGGATCGGTGCCGCGTACAACCATCCGAACGGCTGGTCGTTCGCCGACGACTTCCACACGTTCGCGGTCGACTGGGCACCGGACTCGATCACCTGGTCGGTCGACGGCGTGCAGTACGAGCGCCGTACGCCGGCTGACCTGAACGGCAACACCTGGGTCTTCAACCACCCGTTCTTCATGATCATGAACGTGGCGGTCGGCGGCGGCTGGCCGGGCAACCCGGACGGCACCACGGTGATGCCGCAGACGATGACCGTCGACTACGTACGGGTCTCCACCCTCGGCAGCACAGGTGGTACCGGCTCGCAGATCACCGGCCTGGCCGGCAAGTGCCTCGACGTCGCCGGCGCGAACTCCGCCGACGGCACGCCGGTGCAGCTCTACGACTGCAACGGTACGAACGCGCAGAAGTGGACGCGCCCCGGCGACGGGACGATCCGTGCCCTGGGCAAGTGTCTCGACGTGAACGCCGCGTCGGTGGCCGACGGCGCCAAGGTCCAACTGTGGACCTGCAACGGGACCGGAGCACAGCAGTGGACGTACAGCTCCGCGCACGACTTGGTGAATCCACCGGCGAACAAATGTCTCGATGTCACCGGCAACAATTCCGCCAACGCCACACCGACCCAACTCTGGACCTGCAGTGGCGCCGCCAACCAGAAGTGGATCGTCTAGTGCACTGCGCCTCCGTCGCGCAGTAGGCGTACTACGGGGAGGGTCGCGGCGCCGAGTGCAACGGCGTCGCGGCCCAGTTCGCACAGCACGATCGAGACCTGGGCGTACGGCCGGCGCAGCGCGTGCTTGGCCACCTCGGCCCGCAACTCGTCGAGGTACTTCTCCCCCAGCAGCAACCCGGCCCAGCCGCCGAGCACGATCCGCTCGGGATTGACCAGGTTCACCAGGTTCGCGAATCCCGCTGCCAGATAGCCGATCGTGTCCGACACGACCGTTGCCGCCGGCTCCGACGTCGACTCCAGCAGTTGGACGAACGCGGCCTCTTCGTCACCGTCGAGCACGCCGCCCGCCAACCGGTACCGGTCCAGCACGCCTTCCGCGCCGACGTACGCCTCGAGGCAGCCGAGCGCGCCGCAGCGGCACTGCCGGCCGCCGTACACGATCGTCATGTGGCCCCACTCGCCCGCGCTGCTGCGCGCGCCGCGGTAACTCGATCCGCCTGCCACCAAAGCGGATCCGACGCCCGAGCCGACCAGCGCGACCACCGCGTCGGTCGCGCCGCGGCCCGCGCCGAACCACATCTCGGCCTGGCCGAGCATGTTCGCGCCGTTGTCGAGGTGCACCGGGATATCGGTGCCCTCGGCAAGCATCGCGGCGAGCGGTACGGCGTCCCAGCCGAGCGTCTGCGCGTCGACGACCGCGTTGTCCTCGACCACGCCGGACACCGCCACCCCGAGTCCGAGCACCTGCGCGGGCTGCACGCCGGACGACGCGACAACGGTCGAAAGCCCTTCCAGGACGTGCTTCACGACCTCTTCGGGGGTCGGCTCGCTGACCGGATGGTCGGCCCGCGCCAGGACGTTCATCGCCAGGTCGAACAGCTCCACCCGGACCCGGGTCTCGCCGACCTCGGCGCCGACGACGTACCGAAACGTTGGCGCCACCCGCAACAGGACCCGCGGCCGGCCGCCCTCGGACTCGACCGAGCCGGCCTCCTCGACCAGACCCTCGGCGATCAGTTCGGCGACCAGGTTGCTCACGCTGGCGGCACTCAGCGACGTCCGGACGGTCAGCTCCTGGCGGCTCAACGGACCCTCGCGGTAGATGCTGGTGAGGATCACCGAGCGGTTGGACCGGCGCATGTCCCGCACCGTGGTCCGGCGTACTTCCATCCTCGACCTCACCCTGCCCGGCCCCGGGCAGGGCCGCTCGCCCCCGAGTCCATCATGCCGCCCGCGCGGGACGGAAGAGCTCCCTTCTTCCAGATCGTGAACTAAGTCCCGTTTCGTTACCGCTCCGTGATTGACGGCCCGTCGCGGTCTCGGCTTTGATCTACGGAACCGCTTCCGAAACCGGTTCCGGCCCATTCGTCCCGCGTCAGCCCCGACCGCCCGAGGGGAGATCCAGCGTGTCCATCACCATCGCCGATGTCGCGGCCCGTGCCGGTGTCAGCAAGACGACCGTGTCGCGCGTCCTCAACGGCAAGGGCGAGCTGGACCTGCGGACCGCCGAACGGGTCCGGCAGGTGATCGAGGAACTCGGGTACGTGCCGAGCGCCCGTGCTGTCGGCCTGGCCCGCGGCCGGACGCGGATCGTCGGGATGCTCGTCCCGTCGCTCACCTGGCCCTGGATGGGCGAGGTGCTGCAGGGTGCCGTCGACGTGGTTGAGAGCGAGGGCTACGGGCTGCTGCTGTTCACCTTCAACCGGGGTGCGGAATCCATGCAGCAGTTCGCCTCCCAGGTCTCGTCGCAGTCCTTCGACGGCCTGCTGGTGATCGAGCCCGAGGGCACCCTCACCTACATCGAGCAACTGCACGCGCGCGGTCTCCCGGTGGTCCTGATCGACGACCGGGACAAGCGCCCACAGTTCCCGTCCGTCGCCACCACCAACTACGCAGGCGGTGAGTCCGCCGCCCGGCACCTGCTGGAGCTCGGCCGCCGCCGGCCACTGGTGGTCACCGGCGTCGAACGCTTCGGCTGTACGCACGAACGCCTGGACGGTTTCCGCGACACCTACGCGGCGGCCGGGATCGAGCTCGACCCGAGACTCGTGTTCGAAGGCGACTTCACCTACGAGAGCGGCCGTCGCGGCGTCCAGCATGCCCTCGGCGAGCGGCTCGAGTTCGACGCGGTCTTCGCCCACAACGACCTGTCCGCCGGCGGCGCCGTCCAGGCCGTCCGGGAGACCGGACGGAACGTACCGAGTGACGTGTCGGTGGTCGGCTTCGACGACATCCCGTACGCCGAACACACCGAGCCGCCGCTGACCACGGTGCATCAGCCGATGCGCCAGATGGGTCAGGCCGCGGCCCGGATGCTGATGGGGTACTTCGGCGGCACGCCGCTGCCACAGGCCCCGCAAGTACTGCCGACGACGCTGATCGTCCGCAGTTCAACCGCCCCGAAGAACAGCACCCGAAGCAGGTCCCACTAGAGCTCCGGCGGCGGGGCAGCTGCCCCTGCTCCGCCGCCGGCGTACTCGCCCGATCGGCGTGAGCTCTTCCCATGAGAGCGCTTTCACGCCAGGATGCACTGGCCCACCGGCTCAGGGTGGGCCACCGCCAACGGAACACAGGAGGAACGATGCGAGCACGACGCACAGTCGCGCTGGCCCTCGCGGGCCTGCTCGCGGCAGCCACCCTGGCTGCTTGTAGTAACGGGGACGGTAAGGCTGCCGAGAACGGCTCAGGCGGCGGCGCTACTGTCCTCAACATCGGCATGCCGAACGGACCCCAGACCGAGAACCACAACCCGTTCCTCGGCTCCTCCTCGGGCGCCTCGCTGGGGTACCGCTGGATGATCTTCGAGCCGCTGGTGATGATCAACGGGATCAAGCCCACCGAACCGGGCAAGCCCTGGCTGGCGACCGAGTGGAAGTGGGACGCCAACTACACCAAGCTGTCGCTGACCATCCGCGACGGCGTGAAGTTCTCCGACGGCCGGCCGATGACCGCCGACGACGTCGCGTACTCGTTCCAGATCCGCAAGGACAACGAGGGCCTGAACTCCGACGCGATCCCGTACGGCACGATCACCGCGTCCGGCAACAAGGTGGACCTGACCTTCACCAGGTCGCAGTTCACCAACCAGAACAAGATCCTGACCGTGTTCGTGATCCCGAAGCACCAGTGGTCGACGATCAAGGACCCGACCCAGGACACCCTGAAGAACCCGATCGGCACCGGCCCGTACACGGTCAAGTCGTTCACCCCGCAGACCACGACGCTGACGTTGCGCGACTCGTACTGGCAGGCGCTACCGAAGGTCAAGGAGCTGCGGTACACGTCGTACAACGACAACAACGCGCAGACCACCGCGCTGGCGAACGGCTCGTCGGAGTGGAGCTTCGTGTTCGTGCCGAACGTGAAGGCCGTCTACCAGGACAAGGACCCGGCGCACCACAAGCTCTGGTTCCCGGCGAACCTCGGTATCCACGGCCTGTGGATCAACACCACCCGCAAGCCCTTCGACAACCCGGCGTTGCGGCGCGCGATGAACCTGGTGATCAACCGCGACGACATCTTCAACCAGGGCGAGGCCGGGTACTTCTACCCGAAGGTCGAGTCGATGACCGGCATCCCGACGCCGGCCGGTGAGTCCTTCATCGCCCCGGAGTACAAGGACCTCAAGCACAAGGTCGACGTCGACGCCGCCAAGAAGGAGCTCACCGACGCGGGCTTCAAGCTCGACGGCGACACGCTCAAGGACCCGACCGGCAAGCCGGTGACGATCACGCTGACCGACCCGGCCGGCTGGTCCGACTACATCACCGACCTGGAGATCATCAAGGACAACCTGTCCACGATCGGCATCAAGGCGAGCGTCGACAAGGCCAACCAGGACGCCTGGTTCAAGAACATCGACGAGGGCAACTTCGACGCCGCGATGCACTGGACCAACGGCGGCGCGACGCCGTACGACATCTACCAGAACATCATGGACGGCAAGATCCTGAAGCCGGTCGGCAAGGGCGGCGTGAGCGGTAACTACGGGCGGTTCAACAGCCCGGAGGCGACCAAGGCGCTGGACCAGTACGCCAACGCCGCGGACGACGCGACCCGCACCAGCGCGCTGAACACGCTGCAGAAGATCATGGTCGAGCAGATGCCGATCATCCCCACCTCGGCGTCCAACGTCGGCGGTCTCTACAGCACCAAGAACTGGGTCGGCTGGCCCGATGAGCAGAACCAGTACGGGCCGGCGCAGCCGACCCAGCAGAACGCTCTGCAGATCATCCTGAACCTGAAGCCGGCCGGCAGCCAGTAACAGCTGATCGCGGCGCCAGGCCCTCGACGGGCCTGGCGCCGTTTCGAGGAGAGACTGATGACGGTCACCGAGACCGAGGTTGTTCTGGAGGCCGAGGGCCTCACCAAGCATTTCCCGGTACGGCGTGGAGTCCGCGACCTGCTGTCCCGCGAGCACAAGGCCGTGCACGCGGTGGACGACGTACGGATCACGCTGCGCCGGGGCCGGGTCACCGCGCTGGTCGGTGAGTCCGGGTCGGGCAAGTCCACCGTCGCGCGGCTGATGGCCCAGCTGTACGGGCGGACCGCCGGCGAGATCCGGTTGCACGGTTCACCGGTGACAGTGCGCGGCGGCCGGAAGTTCCGGGCGTACGCGCGCAAGGTCCAGATGATCTTCCAGGACCCGTTCGCCTCGCTGAACCCGACGCACACCGTGCGGTACCACCTGACCCGTGCGCTGAAGATCCACGGCCGCGCCGGCGATCTCGAGCAGAACCTGCGCGCGTTGCTGGAGCAGGTGCAGCTCACTCCCCCGGAGCGTTATCTCGACAAGTTTCCGCACGAGCTGTCCGGCGGTCAGCGGCAGCGGGTGTCGATCGCCCGCGCGCTCGGCGCCGATCCCGAGGCGCTGCTCGCGGACGAGCCGGTGTCGATGCTCGACGTGTCGATCCGGCTCGGCGTACTGAACCTGCTCCGGGACCTGAAGGAGCGGCTCAACCTGGCGATCCTCTACATCACCCACGACATCGCCTCGGCGCGGTACTTCGCCGACGAGACGCTGGTGATGTACGCGGGCCGGATGGTCGAGGGTGGCGACTCGGAAACCGTGACCCAGCACCCCGCGCACCCGTACACCCGGCTGCTGATCGAGAGCGCGCCGGACCCCGATCGGCTCGGGCAACTGGGTACGCCGGAGGACCAGGCCGGCGGCGAACCGCCCAGCCTGATCGCACCGCCGACCGGCTGCCGCTTCAACCCGCGCTGCGTGTACGCGATGCCGAAGTGCTCGACCGAGCTGCCGCCCCGCTTCGAGCTGCCGACGGCCGGTCATTGGGCCGCCTGCTGGCTCTACGAAGAGGAGCCGGCGCGATGAAGTTTCTCCTGCAGCGCGTCGCCTTCTACCTCTTCACCGCGTGGGCCGCGCTGACCATCAACTTCTTCATCCCCCGGCTGATCCCCGGCGACCCGGTCACCTCGCTGATGGCGAAGTACCAGGGCCAGCTGAGCACCGAAGCCATCCACTCGCTCTACGTACTCTTCGGCTTGGACAAGCACGCCTCGCTCTGGAGCCAGTACGTCGACTACTGGGGACAGGTCTTCCACGGCGACCTCGGGCTGTCGTTCACGTTCTTCCCGACACCGGTCTCCGAAATCCTCCGGCAGAGCCTGCCGTGGACGATCGCACTGGTCGGTATCACCACCTTCGCCAGCTTCATGATCGGTACGTCGCTGGGCGTGATCGCGGGCTGGCGGCGCGGCTCGCTGATGGACGGCTTGTTGCCGGTGACAACGTTCCTGTCGTCGATCCCGTACTTCTGGCTCGGTCTGCTGGCGATCGCGCTGCTGGCCGGTCCGGACAGCTTCTTCCCGTCGTCGGGCGGCTACGAGCCGGGGCTGGTCCCGTCGTGGACCTCCGGCTTCATCGGCAGCGCCGTACAGCACAGTCTGCTGCCGGCGATCACGATCCTGATCTCGTCGGTGAGCGGCTGGATCCTGACCATGCGGAACATGATGGTGACGGTTGCGTCCGAGGACTACATCACGGTTGCCCACGCCAAGGGTCTGCCGGAACGCCGGGTGATGGTCAGCTACGCGGCCCGGAACGCGTTGCTGCCGAACGTTTCCGGGTTCGCTCTGTCGCTCGGCTTCATCGTCGGCGGCACGCTGCTGGTGGAAATCGTGTTCTCCTACCCGGGCATCGGCTACAACCTGTTCCAGGCCGTCGGCGCCAAGGACTACCCGCTGATGCAGGGGGTCTTCCTGGTCATCACGCTGTCGGTGCTGGTCGCCAACTTGCTCGCCGACGTCGCGTACCTGCTCCTCGACCCGCGCACCCGCAAGGAGGGCTGACCGTGTCCGCACCCACGAGCACCATCACCGCGGTCACACCGGAGGGCCCGGAGGTCGAGGCCGCCCCGGCCAAGCGCCGGCGGCTCCGGTTCGTGGCCAATCCGAAGGCGGCGACCGGCCTCGTCGTACTGGCGTTCTTCTGCCTGATCGCGATCATCGGCCCGTGGATCGCGCCGTACGACCCGTCCGCCCGTAGCAGCGACCTGATCCAGGCGCCGTCCGGCAAGCACTGGTTCGGTACGACGCACCTCGGCCAGGACATCTTCAGCCAGGTGCTCGTCGGCACCCGCGGCGTGATGTTCGTCGGGCTGCTCGCCGGGCTGGTCGCGACCGCGCTGTCGATCCTGATCGGCGTCAGCGCGGGCTTCCTCGGCGGCGCCGCGGACGACAGCCTGTCCGCGCTGTCGAACGTCTTCCTGGTGATTCCGGCGTTGCCGCTGATCATCATCGTGGCGTCCACGATTCCGTCCGCGGGTGACCTGATGGTTGCCCTCGTCATCGGACTCACGTCCTGGGCCTGGGGTGCGCGGGTGTTGCGCGCGCAGACGTTGTCCCTGCGCCGCCGGGACTACGTCGAGGCCGCGCGGGCGACCGGTGAGAGTACCTGGCGGATCATCACGTTCGAGATCATGCCGAACCTGACCGCGATCATCGCCTCCGGTTTCGTCGGTACGGTGATCTTCGCGGTGATGTCCGAGATCACGCTGGCGTTCATCGGCATCTCGACGATCTCCGAGTGGAACTGGGGCACGATCCTGTTCTGGGCGCAGTCGCAGCAGGCACTGGCCCAGGGCGCCTGGTGGTGGTTCGTCCCGGCCGGGCTGGCGATCGCAGTGTTGGGAACGGCCCTGTCGTTGGTCAACTTCGGTATCGACGAGTTCGTCAGCCCGCGGTTGCGGTCGAGCGGTCATACCCGGGTGAAGACGAAGGACGGTCACACCGTGCGGATGCGGGTCGGGTTCACGCCGGTGCTCTCGACGCAGCAGCCGGTGACCCCCGTCGTACCGCGCCGTGCTGAGGAGGAGGTCGCGTGAAGACGCCGGTGCTGGAGATCAAGAACTTCAACGTCGACTACGGGCTCGGCTCCTCGTCCGTGCAGGCCGTGCGCGACGTGACGCTGACGCTGCACCGTGGCGAGGTACTCGGACTCGCCGGAGAAAGCGGTAGCGGAAAGTCCACACTGGCGTACGGCGTCACGCGGCTGCTGCCGCCACCGGGCGTGATCAGCGGCGGGTCGGTCGTGTACCACCCGGCGTCGGGCGATCCGTACGACGTGATGGCGCTGACCGACGCGGAACTGCGGAAGTTCCGCTGGGCGGAGACGTCGATCGTTTTCCAGGGCGCGATGAACTCGCTGAACCCGGTGCACAAGGTCTCGACGCAGATGCTCGACGTGATCAAGGCCCACGAACCCGGACTGTCGCCGCAGGCCCGGACCGCGCGCGCCCAGGACATGCTGAAGCTGGTCGGCATCTCCGCGGACCGGATGGACGCGTACCCGCATCAACTGTCCGGTGGTATGCGCCAACGGGTGATGATCGGGATGGCGCTCGTCCTCGAGCCGCAGGTCGTGATCATGGACGAACCGACCACCGCCCTCGACGTGGTGATGCAACGCCAGATCCTCGCCCAACTCGTGGAACTGCGCGAACGCCTCGGCTTCTCGGTCCTGTTCATCACCCACGACCTCTCCCTGCTGGTCGAATTCTCCGACCGGATCGCGATCATGTACGGCGGCCGTATCGTCGAAGAAGCCCGCTCAGCAGACCTGTACCGCGACTCCCTCCACCCCTACAGCGAAGGCCTGCTCCGATCGTTCCCTGCATTACGAGGAGAACGGCGCGAGCTGACCGGCATACCAGGTTCGCCCCCCGACCTCCGCGGCATGCCTTCCGGCTGCTCGTTTCACCCGCGCTGCCCGCACGCCTTCGACCGCTGCTCCGTCGACATCCCCGTGCTGGGAATCCCGACGTCCCGCAACGACCCCAACAGATCTGTCGCGTGCTGGCTGCCTGGCCGCACCGCCTAGAAAGGCATCTATGACCCTCCCCAAGGGACTCCCCGACAACTTCCGCTGGGGCGTCGCCACCTCCGCCTACCAGATCGAAGGTGCGGTCACCGAAGACGGCCGCACCCCGTCGATCTGGGACACCTTCTGCCAGGTACCGGGCGCGATCGACAACGGCGACACCGGCGACATCGCCTGCGACCACTACCACCGGATGCCGGCCGACGTCGCCCTGATCAAGGAGCTCGGTCTGGACACGTACCGCTTCTCGGTCGCCTGGCCGCGCGTCCAGCCGCGCGGCAAGGGCCCGGTCAACCCGGCCGGCCTCGGCTTCTACGACCGGCTCGTCGACGAACTGCTTGCCCAGGGCATCGACCCGTGGGTGACGCTGTACCACTGGGACCTGCCGCAGGAACTCGAGGACGCGGGCGGCTGGCCGGAGCGCGACACGGCGTACCGGTTCGCGGAGTACTCGATGCTGGTGTTCGACGGGTTGAAGGACCGCGTCAACACCTGGACCACGCTGAACGAGCCGTGGTGCTCGGCGATGCTCGGGTACGCGTACGGCGCGCACGCCCCCGGGCGCCGCGAGTACCCGGCCGCGCTGGCCGCCGTACACCATCTGCTCCTCGGTCACGGTCTCGCGACGGTCGCGATGCGCTCCGCTTCACCACGTCCGTTGGACATCGGCATCACGCTGAACGTCGCCACGGCGTACCCGGCCTCGGACGCCGCGCCCGACGTCGACGCCGCGCGCCGGGCGGACGGGATGGGCCGGCGCATCTACCTCGACCCGCTGGTCCACGGCCACTACCCCGCCGACGTGGTCGCCGACTTGGCCCGCGAGGGCGTCGAACTCCCGATCGAGGACGGCGACCTGGAGATCATCTCCGCACCGATCGACGTGCTCGGCGTCAACTACTACTTCAGCCAG contains the following coding sequences:
- a CDS encoding ABC transporter permease, coding for MKFLLQRVAFYLFTAWAALTINFFIPRLIPGDPVTSLMAKYQGQLSTEAIHSLYVLFGLDKHASLWSQYVDYWGQVFHGDLGLSFTFFPTPVSEILRQSLPWTIALVGITTFASFMIGTSLGVIAGWRRGSLMDGLLPVTTFLSSIPYFWLGLLAIALLAGPDSFFPSSGGYEPGLVPSWTSGFIGSAVQHSLLPAITILISSVSGWILTMRNMMVTVASEDYITVAHAKGLPERRVMVSYAARNALLPNVSGFALSLGFIVGGTLLVEIVFSYPGIGYNLFQAVGAKDYPLMQGVFLVITLSVLVANLLADVAYLLLDPRTRKEG
- a CDS encoding ABC transporter permease encodes the protein MSAPTSTITAVTPEGPEVEAAPAKRRRLRFVANPKAATGLVVLAFFCLIAIIGPWIAPYDPSARSSDLIQAPSGKHWFGTTHLGQDIFSQVLVGTRGVMFVGLLAGLVATALSILIGVSAGFLGGAADDSLSALSNVFLVIPALPLIIIVASTIPSAGDLMVALVIGLTSWAWGARVLRAQTLSLRRRDYVEAARATGESTWRIITFEIMPNLTAIIASGFVGTVIFAVMSEITLAFIGISTISEWNWGTILFWAQSQQALAQGAWWWFVPAGLAIAVLGTALSLVNFGIDEFVSPRLRSSGHTRVKTKDGHTVRMRVGFTPVLSTQQPVTPVVPRRAEEEVA
- a CDS encoding ABC transporter ATP-binding protein, with the protein product MKTPVLEIKNFNVDYGLGSSSVQAVRDVTLTLHRGEVLGLAGESGSGKSTLAYGVTRLLPPPGVISGGSVVYHPASGDPYDVMALTDAELRKFRWAETSIVFQGAMNSLNPVHKVSTQMLDVIKAHEPGLSPQARTARAQDMLKLVGISADRMDAYPHQLSGGMRQRVMIGMALVLEPQVVIMDEPTTALDVVMQRQILAQLVELRERLGFSVLFITHDLSLLVEFSDRIAIMYGGRIVEEARSADLYRDSLHPYSEGLLRSFPALRGERRELTGIPGSPPDLRGMPSGCSFHPRCPHAFDRCSVDIPVLGIPTSRNDPNRSVACWLPGRTA
- a CDS encoding GH1 family beta-glucosidase — encoded protein: MTLPKGLPDNFRWGVATSAYQIEGAVTEDGRTPSIWDTFCQVPGAIDNGDTGDIACDHYHRMPADVALIKELGLDTYRFSVAWPRVQPRGKGPVNPAGLGFYDRLVDELLAQGIDPWVTLYHWDLPQELEDAGGWPERDTAYRFAEYSMLVFDGLKDRVNTWTTLNEPWCSAMLGYAYGAHAPGRREYPAALAAVHHLLLGHGLATVAMRSASPRPLDIGITLNVATAYPASDAAPDVDAARRADGMGRRIYLDPLVHGHYPADVVADLAREGVELPIEDGDLEIISAPIDVLGVNYYFSQKFTGYAEDGSTVDANGLPISRDVPLGKPRTAMDWEIVPEGFTDLLLSIAHDYPGLPMVITENGSAFDDVPDADGFVDDTDRTAYFTSHLAAVADAIQQGADVRGYLAWSLLDNFEWAYGYVKRFGIVRVDYETQSRTPKASAHHLKSLAEQHRAR